One part of the Lachnospiraceae bacterium JLR.KK002 genome encodes these proteins:
- a CDS encoding glycerol-3-phosphate responsive antiterminator, whose translation MEQKFYDAMADCPVVAAVKNFEGIEKCLKSDVKIVFILFGDMCNIGEIVEQLKRADKIALVHLDLIEGLSAHEIAVDYIRKNTKADGIISTRMNMINRAKELSMYTVYRIFVLDSRAYQSIEKQKKQIRADFIEILPGVMPKIIRKINKLSSQAVIAGGLISDREDVIDALNAGAISVSTTNQDIWFM comes from the coding sequence ATGGAACAGAAATTTTATGATGCGATGGCGGACTGTCCCGTTGTTGCGGCGGTAAAAAACTTTGAGGGAATTGAGAAATGTCTGAAATCTGATGTAAAAATTGTATTTATTCTGTTCGGAGATATGTGCAATATCGGCGAAATTGTGGAACAGCTGAAAAGGGCAGACAAAATAGCTCTGGTGCATCTGGATTTGATTGAAGGGCTCAGCGCCCATGAGATTGCGGTGGATTATATCAGAAAAAATACAAAAGCAGATGGAATTATTTCAACCAGGATGAATATGATTAATCGTGCAAAAGAGTTGTCCATGTATACGGTTTATCGAATTTTTGTGCTGGATTCCAGAGCTTATCAGAGTATAGAAAAGCAGAAAAAGCAAATCCGGGCAGATTTTATCGAGATTCTGCCGGGAGTCATGCCGAAGATTATACGGAAGATCAATAAACTTAGTTCTCAGGCTGTCATTGCCGGCGGACTGATCAGTGACAGGGAAGATGTGATTGACGCGCTGAATGCCGGGGCAATTTCAGTTTCAACCACCAACCAGGATATATGGTTTATGTAA